A genomic segment from Candidatus Brocadia sinica JPN1 encodes:
- a CDS encoding response regulator — protein MSKEKILVVDDEQDLVKLIRYHLEKDGYKVISAFNGEDALFLARKERPELVILDLMLPGIDGLEVCKKLKADQELANTAIVMLTAKGEEADITMGLKLGADDYMTKPFSPKELVARVQAVLRRTKTVSTAKDYIAIGDLIIDLYKHEVTIKNEPIPLTLTEFKLLHQLASKPGRVFTRDQLLDAVSGSETFVIDRTIDVHVASLRKKLKAFANRIITIRGIGYKFRE, from the coding sequence ATGTCAAAAGAAAAGATCCTTGTTGTAGATGACGAGCAAGACCTCGTAAAATTAATCCGCTATCACCTTGAAAAAGACGGTTATAAAGTAATATCTGCCTTTAATGGTGAAGATGCGTTGTTCCTGGCCAGAAAAGAAAGGCCGGAGCTTGTCATATTAGACCTCATGTTACCCGGAATTGATGGTCTTGAGGTATGCAAGAAATTAAAGGCAGATCAGGAACTTGCTAACACTGCCATTGTAATGTTAACGGCAAAAGGGGAGGAGGCCGATATAACGATGGGCTTAAAACTGGGCGCCGACGATTATATGACAAAGCCCTTTAGCCCAAAAGAACTCGTGGCGCGCGTACAGGCAGTCCTCAGGCGAACAAAAACTGTTTCGACAGCAAAAGATTATATTGCGATAGGTGACCTTATCATCGACTTGTATAAACATGAGGTGACCATAAAGAATGAACCCATTCCACTGACCCTTACAGAATTCAAGCTGCTTCACCAACTCGCCAGCAAGCCAGGGCGAGTATTTACACGGGATCAATTACTCGATGCAGTTTCTGGCTCTGAGACATTTGTCATTGACCGGACGATTGATGTACATGTCGCTTCTCTAAGGAAAAAATTAAAGGCCTT
- a CDS encoding DUF433 domain-containing protein has product MVSLKTHCGGSPVIAGTKFPVRSVVFYVLRQGMTPEELVKEFSHLTLPQVYDALSYYYENKEKIDKELAINASDLRSLKKN; this is encoded by the coding sequence ATTGTTTCTCTTAAAACCCATTGCGGCGGAAGCCCAGTCATTGCTGGCACCAAGTTTCCCGTACGGTCTGTTGTATTTTATGTCCTCAGGCAGGGTATGACGCCAGAAGAGCTGGTAAAAGAGTTTTCTCACCTTACCCTTCCACAAGTCTATGATGCACTTTCCTATTATTATGAAAATAAGGAAAAAATAGATAAGGAATTAGCTATTAATGCATCTGATTTAAGAAGTCTGAAGAAAAACTGA
- a CDS encoding DUF5615 family PIN-like protein, whose amino-acid sequence MHIGIINELRKAGFEILFIPEVELAGCDDLKILEYSERYDLILLSGDKDFGGLIEFGTLWGRGKVILLRAKLDKEMEILEGVRLLRQEAETRIERIIAEVWGEEILNETILNGKYSIFAVYLNTVFS is encoded by the coding sequence ATCCATATTGGCATTATCAACGAACTACGCAAAGCAGGCTTTGAGATTCTCTTTATTCCGGAAGTAGAACTTGCCGGGTGCGATGATCTAAAGATTTTAGAATATTCTGAAAGGTACGATTTGATATTACTTTCTGGCGATAAAGATTTTGGCGGACTCATCGAATTTGGCACATTGTGGGGACGAGGGAAAGTAATACTGCTCCGCGCCAAACTTGATAAGGAGATGGAGATATTGGAAGGCGTGCGACTCTTACGGCAAGAGGCTGAAACGCGGATTGAACGGATTATTGCAGAAGTGTGGGGAGAGGAAATATTGAATGAAACTATCCTCAATGGAAAATATTCAATCTTTGCAGTTTATTTGAATACGGTGTTTTCATAA
- a CDS encoding DUF433 domain-containing protein, protein MNGHQQKSLIVCDPNILNGKPIIKGTRISVALILQNIASGMTREEILRGYPTPTEEGLDAALDFAARQFQGEEVNVFVNKE, encoded by the coding sequence ATGAATGGTCACCAACAAAAAAGTCTCATCGTATGCGATCCAAACATTCTTAATGGCAAGCCTATCATTAAGGGTACAAGAATATCTGTGGCCCTGATACTGCAAAATATTGCTTCAGGCATGACCCGAGAGGAAATCCTTCGAGGTTATCCAACACCGACGGAAGAAGGATTAGATGCGGCTCTGGATTTTGCCGCAAGACAATTCCAGGGAGAAGAGGTAAATGTTTTTGTAAACAAAGAGTAA
- a CDS encoding BglII/BstYI family type II restriction endonuclease, with product MPKLLPRIQGGGGAGCPLLVFGIRRNLYAEDY from the coding sequence ATGCCTAAACTTCTTCCGAGAATTCAAGGCGGAGGCGGCGCCGGATGTCCTCTTCTTGTCTTTGGAATCAGAAGAAATCTTTATGCAGAAGATTATTAA
- a CDS encoding TdeIII family type II restriction endonuclease: MYRRIRRCRVPKVFEEGIDRAVDVSFLEKTAHILCGGEKKEFTANKRTGLKISINQKSIINRIITELTNGYSKPDLNQENDECSIREIPTMDATDFIADVYFQDDEQIVCIELKTVKPNKGVFKVEKEKVLEAKIALKNIYPDKVIRYFLAFPFDPLSDTPTGYDKQRFMDYCVGFRKYFSENEFLLASELWDFLSGDTDTMQQLIDIINRIATPQFAEKYEFLNNSTNKTTGKNDYIQYLTEWNLISEIELISNKTSISQKVKNNNRLTRKFNQSIFKDGEYNVERMIELKSLIV, translated from the coding sequence ATTTATAGACGAATCAGACGATGCCGTGTTCCAAAAGTTTTCGAGGAAGGAATTGATAGAGCTGTTGACGTTTCATTTTTAGAAAAAACCGCTCATATTCTTTGCGGTGGCGAGAAAAAGGAATTTACGGCAAACAAAAGAACTGGTTTGAAAATTTCTATAAATCAGAAAAGTATAATCAATAGAATCATTACAGAATTAACAAACGGGTACAGCAAACCTGATTTAAACCAAGAAAATGACGAATGTTCAATTCGCGAAATACCCACTATGGATGCAACTGATTTTATCGCAGATGTTTATTTCCAAGACGATGAGCAAATCGTATGCATTGAATTAAAAACAGTTAAACCCAATAAAGGTGTTTTTAAAGTTGAAAAAGAGAAAGTTTTAGAAGCAAAAATAGCATTAAAAAATATTTATCCAGACAAAGTTATTCGATATTTTTTGGCATTCCCTTTCGATCCTTTGAGTGATACGCCAACAGGATATGATAAACAAAGATTTATGGATTATTGTGTGGGATTTAGAAAATATTTTTCAGAAAATGAATTCCTATTAGCATCTGAATTATGGGACTTTCTTTCAGGAGATACTGACACAATGCAACAATTGATAGATATTATCAATAGAATTGCTACTCCTCAATTTGCTGAAAAGTATGAGTTTTTAAATAATAGCACAAATAAAACAACCGGCAAAAATGATTACATCCAATATCTAACAGAATGGAATTTGATTAGCGAAATTGAATTAATCAGCAACAAAACAAGCATTAGTCAAAAAGTAAAAAATAACAATCGTTTAACAAGAAAATTTAATCAGTCCATTTTTAAAGACGGTGAATATAATGTTGAACGAATGATAGAACTAAAATCATTAATAGTTTAG
- a CDS encoding type II toxin-antitoxin system HicA family toxin, translating to MIKFPVDAPKRRVIKALEILGFRIVREREHISMIRDNPDGSKTPLTMPNHTKIKASTLRVICTQAGISREEFLEAYDKA from the coding sequence ATGATAAAATTTCCTGTTGATGCACCGAAACGTAGGGTGATCAAGGCACTGGAAATTTTAGGCTTTCGAATTGTGCGAGAAAGAGAACATATTTCAATGATACGTGATAACCCCGACGGAAGCAAAACCCCCTTGACCATGCCAAATCATACAAAGATAAAGGCTTCTACCCTCAGAGTAATTTGTACCCAAGCAGGTATTTCCAGGGAAGAATTCCTGGAAGCTTATGATAAGGCTTAA
- a CDS encoding type II toxin-antitoxin system HicB family antitoxin, with protein MRQFKIIVEKHPDGCVAYPLGLKGVVVGQGETYEEALSDIKSAIRFHIESFGSEMFNIDPPILEAFVAEAGIEV; from the coding sequence ATGAGACAATTTAAGATTATTGTAGAAAAACATCCGGATGGATGCGTGGCTTATCCTTTAGGACTCAAAGGTGTTGTCGTTGGGCAGGGCGAAACTTATGAGGAAGCCCTTTCTGATATAAAATCAGCAATTCGGTTTCATATTGAGAGTTTTGGAAGTGAAATGTTTAATATCGACCCTCCAATACTTGAGGCATTTGTTGCAGAGGCGGGAATTGAAGTCTGA
- a CDS encoding DEAD/DEAH box helicase codes for MKKFFFDSITPEHIKSIANNGVFNRGLSYYKSGRVHNLRYDNDGELTAEVAGSESVPYSVFILANEKEIYEMDCECLYASDGEICKHIVATLLEWIAQRNKPKRHNKPLYPQQKTLFDPDNIFTRISPFSSYEPNQTDMLTEIFSDFGHFNIKVDMLNGGPQLELKLVSGQCGETVVHISAEKSPHVFEKITRFSSNTVELSERARKVKLYKNPLVPYLHADINTEGHIELSPILKLKGSSKKDEQAVRWEEAAGNRIGEQWVWQNNAYRPIEPIPYTLKPYFNKQKPLVYKEKAAIDFLKHDLDPLLNDDSFKSSERLQSIEVHDSPDVSHVQVESCGNDWLWLDPTYTVGRHTVTLSEILSCLDKDHCIRKDTAYIEIPKDIMDLWQRGSGIIENGRIKMSKLGYLRTRAEYGKEVKVTACNETQKYLANFDRITPPQPAPAVSSYKGELRAYQQSGYDWLWFLHTNGFNGILADEMGLGKTHQAMVVILSALQTEPNVPNLVICPTSVLDHWKSKFQIYAPELKIALFYGKERNTLFSGNTPSVVLTTYSILSRDAEVLNKVQWNYVVLDEAQKIKNHNTQMCKATKCLNSKRRLALTGTPIENRLTELWSIFDFLMPGYLGSIDDFRKRYENPITKYQDSEKREVLKKIIHPFKLRRLKKDVLTELPPKSEEKRYCTLAPAQIVMYKDIISERGSKLIAKLRDESQPVEYIHIFALLTKLKRLCDHPKLILNGTSPKSATSGKFELFKEIMEETLESGEKVVVFSQYLEMLDIIGDWLNNIDVRYETLRGSTMNRGKVVERFQNDPDCNVFLGSLMAGGLGIDLTSASVVIHYDRWWNAAREDQATDRVHRIGQTRGVQVFKLITRGTLEEKIDSMITTKAALMNSIVESDDAVFKSFSRKELIELLTF; via the coding sequence ATGAAGAAATTCTTTTTTGATTCCATCACACCAGAACATATTAAATCTATTGCCAACAATGGCGTCTTCAATCGTGGACTTTCGTATTACAAAAGTGGCCGTGTGCATAATCTAAGATATGATAATGACGGAGAATTAACGGCAGAAGTTGCAGGGAGCGAATCGGTACCGTACAGCGTCTTTATCCTTGCCAATGAAAAAGAAATATACGAAATGGATTGTGAGTGTTTGTATGCCTCGGATGGAGAGATATGTAAGCACATTGTTGCTACTCTCCTGGAGTGGATTGCACAACGAAATAAACCGAAACGTCATAATAAACCACTCTATCCGCAACAAAAAACGCTTTTTGACCCGGACAATATTTTTACCAGGATCTCGCCATTTTCTTCGTATGAACCGAACCAGACGGATATGTTAACCGAAATCTTTTCTGACTTCGGCCATTTCAACATCAAGGTTGACATGCTCAACGGTGGACCACAGCTCGAACTTAAACTCGTTTCGGGCCAATGCGGCGAAACCGTGGTTCACATCTCAGCAGAAAAAAGCCCGCATGTTTTCGAAAAGATAACAAGATTTTCCAGCAACACCGTGGAATTATCGGAACGGGCAAGAAAGGTCAAGCTTTATAAGAATCCACTCGTCCCCTATCTCCATGCTGATATAAACACAGAAGGACATATAGAATTATCCCCCATCCTAAAACTAAAGGGCTCCAGCAAAAAAGATGAGCAGGCCGTCCGGTGGGAAGAAGCTGCTGGGAACAGGATCGGTGAACAGTGGGTATGGCAGAACAATGCCTACAGACCAATCGAGCCCATTCCTTACACCTTGAAACCCTATTTCAATAAACAAAAACCGCTGGTTTATAAAGAAAAAGCCGCGATTGATTTCCTTAAGCACGATCTCGACCCATTACTCAATGACGATTCCTTTAAGTCTTCTGAAAGATTACAAAGCATAGAGGTTCATGACAGCCCGGACGTTTCCCATGTGCAGGTGGAGTCTTGTGGCAATGACTGGCTGTGGCTGGATCCAACCTATACCGTAGGAAGGCACACCGTCACTCTTTCTGAAATCTTATCATGTCTTGATAAAGACCACTGCATAAGAAAGGACACTGCCTATATAGAAATTCCCAAAGACATCATGGACCTCTGGCAGCGCGGCAGCGGTATTATTGAAAATGGACGTATCAAGATGTCCAAATTGGGATACCTGCGCACTCGTGCAGAATACGGCAAGGAAGTAAAGGTAACCGCATGCAACGAGACACAAAAATACCTGGCGAACTTTGACCGTATCACACCGCCACAACCGGCGCCTGCCGTTTCTTCCTACAAAGGGGAATTGCGCGCCTATCAGCAGTCGGGCTATGACTGGCTCTGGTTCCTGCATACGAACGGTTTTAACGGTATCCTGGCTGATGAGATGGGGCTGGGCAAGACGCATCAGGCAATGGTGGTGATCCTCTCCGCCTTACAAACCGAACCGAACGTGCCCAACCTGGTCATCTGTCCTACATCTGTGCTGGATCACTGGAAATCAAAGTTCCAGATTTATGCACCCGAATTGAAGATAGCCCTGTTTTACGGAAAAGAAAGAAATACCCTCTTTTCAGGCAACACGCCCTCTGTTGTATTAACCACCTATAGCATCCTTTCCCGTGATGCGGAAGTTCTTAACAAGGTTCAATGGAACTACGTAGTTCTGGACGAGGCACAAAAGATCAAGAACCACAATACCCAGATGTGCAAAGCAACGAAGTGTCTTAACTCAAAGCGCCGCCTGGCGCTGACAGGCACCCCTATCGAAAACCGGCTGACAGAATTATGGTCGATCTTTGATTTCCTCATGCCAGGCTATCTGGGAAGCATAGATGACTTCAGAAAACGGTACGAGAATCCCATCACAAAATATCAGGATAGCGAAAAACGAGAGGTTTTGAAAAAGATCATCCACCCTTTTAAATTGAGGCGGCTCAAGAAGGACGTGCTCACAGAACTCCCGCCAAAGTCTGAAGAGAAGCGCTATTGCACCCTGGCGCCAGCCCAGATTGTCATGTATAAAGACATAATTAGTGAACGGGGAAGCAAGCTTATTGCAAAGTTAAGGGATGAAAGTCAACCGGTGGAATACATCCACATCTTTGCCTTGCTTACCAAATTGAAACGGCTCTGTGACCATCCAAAGCTGATATTGAATGGCACTAGCCCCAAAAGCGCCACATCGGGCAAATTCGAGCTTTTCAAGGAGATCATGGAAGAGACCCTGGAGTCAGGAGAAAAGGTCGTGGTCTTCTCACAATATCTGGAGATGCTTGATATTATTGGTGACTGGCTGAATAACATCGACGTCAGATACGAGACCTTGCGTGGCAGCACTATGAATCGCGGCAAGGTTGTCGAGAGATTCCAGAACGACCCTGACTGCAACGTCTTCCTGGGAAGCCTCATGGCTGGCGGTTTGGGTATTGACCTGACCTCTGCCTCGGTGGTCATTCACTACGACCGGTGGTGGAACGCCGCGCGGGAAGATCAGGCCACCGACCGTGTCCATCGCATCGGCCAGACCCGAGGCGTTCAGGTCTTCAAGCTCATCACCAGAGGCACCCTGGAGGAAAAGATCGACTCCATGATCACCACCAAGGCCGCCCTCATGAACTCCATCGTCGAGTCCGACGATGCCGTGTTCAAGTCATTTTCGAGGAAGGAACTGATTGAGTTGTTGACGTTTTGA